One Halovivax ruber XH-70 genomic region harbors:
- a CDS encoding DUF7266 family protein — protein MTRFDRDDRGVSIAVTHVLTVGITAILISGLLIAGSTLLETEQERSTESTLETIGERLAGEIAAVDQTTDGTDSITVTTSHQRSVGGSGYTVSLTDKCGQYPLIDTSPCLVLEASATEPVAIPLALEDDIDTTTVDGGEIHVTRDESSGNITLEDS, from the coding sequence ATGACGAGATTCGACCGCGACGATCGAGGGGTCTCCATTGCGGTAACCCACGTCCTCACCGTCGGCATCACCGCAATATTGATCTCCGGGTTGTTGATCGCGGGGTCGACGCTACTCGAAACGGAGCAGGAACGGTCGACCGAATCAACGTTAGAAACGATCGGGGAACGCCTCGCCGGAGAGATAGCGGCCGTCGATCAAACGACGGATGGAACGGATTCGATCACGGTGACGACCAGCCACCAACGATCCGTCGGTGGCTCGGGGTACACAGTGAGTTTGACCGACAAATGTGGGCAATATCCACTCATCGACACTTCCCCGTGTCTCGTCTTGGAGGCATCCGCGACTGAGCCAGTCGCGATCCCACTCGCACTCGAGGACGACATCGACACAACGACGGTAGACGGAGGAGAGATTCACGTGACCCGCGACGAATCGAGCGGCAACATCACACTGGAGGACAGCTGA
- a CDS encoding DUF7261 family protein: MVIDRPTSDRGQLVLIGAISLAFILLGVVIVFNSVQYTETIDSGGANDDISEIRTIESEIQTNLETLSEEQSVDDSDVEEYIDENYAPQKAAEGPIHISYVQSSYSVGSPDTFKINITTTELTVTKEIEVDA, translated from the coding sequence ATGGTAATCGACAGACCAACTTCAGACCGCGGTCAGCTCGTGCTCATCGGCGCCATCTCGCTGGCGTTCATCCTGCTGGGCGTCGTCATCGTCTTCAACAGCGTGCAGTACACGGAGACGATCGATAGCGGCGGGGCGAATGACGATATCTCGGAGATCCGAACGATAGAATCTGAGATACAGACAAATCTGGAGACATTGAGCGAAGAACAATCGGTTGATGACTCGGACGTTGAGGAATACATCGATGAGAACTACGCCCCACAGAAGGCAGCAGAGGGGCCGATACACATCTCTTATGTTCAAAGTAGTTACTCAGTTGGATCTCCAGATACATTCAAAATCAATATCACGACGACCGAGCTCACCGTGACGAAAGAGATCGAGGTGGATGCATGA
- a CDS encoding ATP-binding protein, whose amino-acid sequence MDDYVREFVDETEAAITTLNNLLLDLERSPADDEVVQDIFRTAHTVKGNAGAMGLERASDLAHAIEDVLDGIRAGTVEVSPERMDTLFAAVDCLERMVDEVARDGTIQTDPADVIASLREPLTDDSPDVTPPSPGEREAILTRFDPPANSAHDAYLVRMAIADSDELNNGLVVIEALVDAFDLIGTDPSRTAIENEEHGNRIDAVFAAAVDEEAISAALEPVGAVEAFSILGVTDELDSSEDDSFSSVEENLASDLSTDQANEMSVDDLLDEFTELDDIDALADEIDDTSEFEDIGDAGSFDDLIPETTDESSTAATEPDPEPTTDDEDNVEDAGAVFDELKQEVDMVGFDELQDELEALEFDEFDEEEVGMDELLGEDVDVDDPTFLDLDEPDPSDPIGTEAPPSESADASAPTWGAPEGDEPATGGVSAEPDSTPVSTADPDAGSAEGAGAAADATETDHTESPEAAESSNDSSATAAESSAFADELFGGATTDPVDDSAPDQPAADAADTPAESGADGSGDVESPPDVDRADGEPEESDSDDVAVAPPVDGDDVAPVDDPDSTVDDELAVTDEPVADDEATPTEADEAVETESSLQPATDTDADSSPTATDLADDAGLTAGEDDSDAIENEGDGSTVPSTDPTPEPTDGDDESGSVDDESLAVGDDPTPADAEFEPIGEPTESVDEFEGVADDSTEPADETTATAPAASLSDGEHSTDDDAESGIPGSESTPAEGTDVGDGDEFASSPDSSADEAAEPVSPSAPDAETEAPAATADTEQGEDEPISASNWSDERESDADTPADTVEASADPRPDTAETATGSDDGSTDSEAPAFDLSTGLDELTQNEDSDEDIADSSADMTATWDGDTSPGPDQSGPSETVASDTDATADPASADDADSRAEWLTEPLVDEDGGPADESSEARDSATSATDVDTEGDDHSSAAPSSESDGSTEDDPETLGFDDATIDSASDESDMVSEPASSSDAADAESGVESDDEFGDAESDVEPDDGFGDAFDDEPSSVGFGSDDESTVDLSGLEDDAERSEDTEFGTDDAFDSGLDDEISFTDDGSDDTAFADDLDAVAFDTSSDVESTDATSDSAFDADLDLDSDDFGLDATPADEFDADSQAESETAFDSVGDQSASFQTEADEIDTSGTDFDAGDDPEDEVLAGLPEMTVPDISVPTEASPDTDTDLEAHSQSVRVERDQVDSLLQLVEGLVTSRVRLRSAIESREPYETLERELDDLEDFTAELQETVMDVRLVPLQTVTNRLPRVVRDLAREQDKQVTFDQSNADVELDRGVLDRIGDPLIHLVRNAVDHGIESVESRKAAGKDPEGTIELSANRTQNRVTIDIADDGSGLDADRLREEAVDADILTRDEADELLDEAAYDLVFNSGLSTKEQVTDVSGRGVGMDVVRRTVDELNGSVSIHSEPGEGTTVTMTLPVSVAVDDVLFVESGGEQFGIPVDVVRDVADGADVVESDGELVYEDGEESLPVVELSSALEVDDPRSSDPDGMLVRVRDDVRPVALKCDVVRTRREVVITPFEGFMRNVPGISGATVRGRGEVITILDVSTL is encoded by the coding sequence ATGGATGACTACGTGCGCGAATTCGTCGACGAGACCGAAGCGGCAATAACCACGCTGAACAACTTGTTGCTCGATCTCGAACGCTCGCCGGCGGACGACGAGGTCGTGCAGGACATTTTCAGGACGGCCCACACGGTGAAGGGCAACGCCGGGGCGATGGGGCTCGAACGGGCGAGCGACCTGGCACACGCGATCGAGGACGTGCTGGACGGGATTCGCGCCGGCACTGTCGAGGTTTCACCGGAGCGAATGGATACGCTGTTCGCTGCAGTTGACTGCCTCGAACGAATGGTCGACGAGGTCGCCCGCGACGGTACGATTCAAACCGATCCGGCGGACGTCATCGCCTCCCTCCGTGAACCGCTCACGGACGACTCACCAGACGTGACCCCACCATCGCCGGGAGAGCGCGAAGCGATTCTCACCCGTTTCGATCCGCCCGCAAATTCGGCTCACGACGCCTATCTCGTTCGGATGGCGATCGCCGACAGCGACGAACTGAACAACGGACTGGTCGTGATCGAGGCCCTCGTCGACGCCTTCGATCTCATCGGGACGGATCCCTCGCGAACCGCCATCGAGAACGAAGAACACGGTAACCGGATCGATGCCGTCTTCGCCGCAGCAGTCGACGAGGAGGCCATTTCGGCCGCGCTCGAACCTGTCGGTGCCGTCGAAGCGTTCAGTATTCTCGGCGTCACCGACGAACTCGACTCGAGCGAGGACGACTCGTTCTCGTCCGTCGAGGAGAACCTGGCGTCGGATCTCTCGACCGATCAGGCGAACGAGATGTCCGTCGACGACCTGCTCGACGAGTTCACCGAACTCGACGACATCGACGCGCTCGCAGACGAGATCGACGACACCAGCGAGTTCGAGGACATCGGTGACGCCGGCTCGTTCGACGATCTCATACCCGAGACGACCGACGAATCCTCCACTGCGGCCACGGAACCCGATCCGGAGCCGACGACCGACGACGAGGACAACGTCGAGGATGCAGGCGCCGTCTTCGACGAACTCAAGCAGGAAGTCGACATGGTCGGGTTCGACGAGCTCCAGGACGAACTCGAAGCACTCGAGTTCGACGAATTCGACGAAGAGGAGGTCGGGATGGACGAACTGCTCGGCGAGGACGTCGACGTGGACGACCCGACGTTCCTCGACCTCGACGAACCCGACCCCTCGGACCCGATCGGAACCGAAGCGCCGCCTTCCGAGTCCGCCGACGCTTCGGCCCCCACCTGGGGCGCACCTGAGGGAGACGAGCCAGCAACGGGTGGCGTGTCTGCCGAACCCGATTCCACACCTGTCAGTACTGCCGATCCCGACGCTGGGTCCGCCGAGGGTGCTGGAGCGGCGGCCGATGCGACGGAGACCGATCACACGGAGTCCCCCGAAGCGGCGGAGTCGAGTAACGACTCGTCGGCTACGGCCGCCGAGTCCTCCGCGTTCGCCGACGAACTGTTCGGTGGAGCCACGACTGACCCTGTCGATGACTCAGCGCCCGACCAACCGGCCGCCGATGCGGCCGACACGCCAGCTGAGTCGGGTGCTGACGGATCCGGTGACGTCGAATCACCACCCGACGTCGATCGAGCGGACGGTGAACCCGAAGAGAGCGATTCGGACGACGTGGCCGTCGCACCACCGGTAGATGGAGACGATGTGGCTCCCGTCGACGACCCCGATTCCACAGTCGACGACGAGCTGGCGGTGACCGACGAGCCAGTGGCTGACGACGAAGCGACCCCAACCGAGGCCGACGAGGCGGTCGAAACCGAGTCGTCACTTCAGCCTGCCACAGACACTGACGCTGACTCGTCACCGACCGCGACAGACCTGGCCGACGACGCTGGCCTGACTGCTGGAGAGGATGATTCGGATGCAATCGAGAATGAGGGCGACGGTTCTACGGTACCGTCGACAGATCCGACACCAGAACCGACCGACGGTGACGACGAGTCGGGGTCGGTCGACGACGAATCGTTGGCCGTCGGTGACGACCCGACACCGGCCGACGCCGAGTTTGAGCCGATCGGCGAACCCACCGAATCGGTCGACGAGTTCGAAGGAGTGGCGGACGACAGTACCGAGCCAGCCGACGAAACGACTGCGACCGCCCCAGCCGCGTCTCTGTCGGACGGCGAGCACTCCACCGACGATGATGCCGAGTCAGGTATCCCTGGATCCGAGTCCACACCAGCGGAAGGAACCGATGTCGGGGACGGAGACGAGTTTGCTTCATCCCCTGACTCCAGTGCCGACGAGGCGGCCGAACCGGTCAGCCCGTCGGCTCCCGATGCGGAGACGGAGGCGCCGGCCGCCACTGCCGACACCGAGCAGGGCGAGGACGAGCCGATCTCGGCGTCGAACTGGTCTGACGAACGTGAGTCCGATGCCGATACCCCGGCTGACACTGTGGAGGCATCGGCTGACCCGCGTCCCGACACTGCCGAGACGGCGACAGGCAGCGACGATGGGTCGACTGACAGTGAGGCACCCGCGTTCGACCTGTCGACCGGTCTCGACGAACTGACCCAGAACGAGGATTCTGACGAGGATATCGCCGATTCATCGGCCGATATGACAGCCACCTGGGACGGCGACACGTCACCGGGGCCAGACCAGTCTGGACCATCGGAGACGGTCGCTTCGGACACCGACGCTACTGCTGATCCGGCGTCGGCTGACGACGCCGATTCGCGGGCCGAGTGGTTGACCGAACCGCTCGTGGACGAGGATGGCGGTCCAGCCGACGAATCGTCTGAAGCCCGTGATTCGGCTACGTCGGCTACGGACGTTGATACGGAGGGCGACGATCACTCGTCAGCGGCTCCGTCCTCCGAATCGGATGGCAGTACCGAGGACGACCCGGAGACACTCGGTTTCGACGACGCCACGATCGATTCAGCCTCCGACGAGTCCGACATGGTTTCCGAACCCGCGTCGTCGTCCGACGCAGCCGACGCCGAATCGGGCGTCGAATCAGATGACGAGTTCGGTGACGCCGAATCGGACGTCGAACCCGACGACGGGTTCGGTGACGCGTTCGACGACGAACCGTCGTCCGTCGGCTTTGGATCGGACGACGAGTCGACCGTCGACCTCTCCGGCCTTGAAGACGATGCCGAACGATCCGAGGATACCGAGTTTGGAACCGACGATGCGTTCGATAGTGGTCTCGACGACGAGATCTCGTTTACAGACGACGGCTCCGACGATACGGCGTTCGCTGACGATCTCGACGCTGTCGCGTTCGATACGAGTAGCGACGTGGAGTCGACCGACGCCACGAGTGACTCGGCGTTCGATGCCGACCTCGACCTCGATTCCGACGATTTCGGACTCGATGCCACGCCAGCTGACGAGTTCGACGCCGATTCACAGGCCGAAAGCGAGACGGCGTTCGACTCGGTTGGCGATCAATCGGCGTCGTTCCAGACCGAGGCGGACGAGATCGACACGAGCGGGACGGACTTCGACGCTGGTGACGACCCAGAAGACGAGGTGCTTGCTGGCCTTCCGGAGATGACGGTCCCGGATATCTCCGTTCCCACCGAAGCGTCGCCGGACACCGACACCGATCTCGAGGCGCACTCCCAGTCGGTTCGCGTCGAGAGAGACCAGGTCGACTCGCTCTTGCAACTCGTCGAGGGGCTCGTTACGTCACGGGTCCGACTCCGATCGGCGATCGAATCGCGGGAGCCGTACGAAACACTGGAGCGAGAACTCGACGATCTGGAGGACTTCACGGCAGAATTGCAAGAGACCGTGATGGACGTGCGACTCGTCCCGCTCCAGACGGTGACGAACCGGCTACCGCGCGTGGTTCGTGACCTGGCCCGTGAGCAGGACAAACAGGTTACGTTCGATCAGTCGAACGCCGACGTCGAACTGGATCGTGGCGTCCTCGATCGGATCGGCGACCCGCTGATCCACCTGGTCAGAAACGCCGTCGATCACGGCATCGAGTCCGTCGAATCGCGGAAGGCTGCCGGGAAGGATCCCGAAGGAACGATCGAACTCAGCGCGAACCGAACACAGAACCGGGTCACGATCGACATCGCAGACGACGGATCCGGCCTCGACGCCGATCGACTTCGGGAGGAAGCCGTCGATGCGGACATCCTCACGCGTGACGAAGCCGACGAGTTGTTGGACGAAGCGGCGTACGACCTGGTCTTCAACTCGGGACTGTCCACCAAGGAGCAGGTTACCGACGTCAGCGGACGCGGCGTCGGGATGGACGTCGTTCGCCGAACCGTCGACGAACTGAACGGATCGGTATCGATCCACAGCGAGCCGGGCGAAGGTACGACGGTCACGATGACCCTCCCGGTAAGCGTGGCTGTGGACGACGTCTTGTTCGTCGAGAGCGGTGGCGAACAGTTCGGTATCCCCGTCGACGTCGTCAGGGACGTGGCCGACGGTGCGGACGTCGTCGAGTCCGACGGCGAACTCGTCTACGAGGATGGCGAGGAGTCGCTTCCGGTCGTGGAACTCTCGTCGGCGCTCGAGGTCGACGACCCCCGGTCGAGTGATCCCGATGGGATGTTGGTCCGGGTTCGTGACGACGTGCGTCCGGTCGCACTCAAGTGTGACGTCGTTCGCACTCGCCGTGAGGTCGTGATCACGCCGTTCGAGGGCTTCATGCGTAACGTTCCGGGTATCAGCGGGGCGACCGTCCGCGGTCGGGGGGAAGTTATTACTATCCTCGACGTGAGTACCCTGTAA
- a CDS encoding CheR family methyltransferase yields MTDGGFESICSFVEDELEFATSHYNDSYLDRRISSRIRRTDSDGYDDYHELLAADPDEQEAILDSLSINVTGFFRNPDVWEGIREVLISLSQSPGSVHVWSAACADGRETYSISMLAQEEPRIDASDFYILGTDISPPALETARAGVYEQSRTTDIEGQLDFLDSPEEYVTQRDGAFHVTETARENVTFQRHDLINDEPKSGFDLVICRNLFIYIDPAYKAPILETLGRSLQSDGYLVIGKAETIPPELKSLFTVHDGRLRIYTLTADDPVRNAT; encoded by the coding sequence GTGACCGACGGCGGGTTCGAATCGATCTGTTCGTTCGTCGAGGACGAACTCGAGTTCGCGACGAGCCATTACAACGATAGTTACCTCGATCGGCGCATCTCCTCACGCATCCGTCGGACCGATAGCGACGGGTACGACGACTATCACGAACTGCTCGCGGCCGATCCGGACGAACAGGAAGCCATCTTGGATTCCCTCTCGATCAACGTCACCGGGTTCTTTCGCAATCCGGACGTCTGGGAGGGTATTCGTGAGGTTCTCATTTCACTTTCCCAATCACCGGGGTCGGTCCACGTCTGGTCCGCGGCCTGTGCAGACGGCCGCGAGACGTACTCGATCTCCATGCTCGCCCAGGAAGAGCCACGGATCGATGCCTCCGATTTCTACATTCTCGGGACAGATATCAGTCCGCCCGCACTCGAGACCGCTCGAGCCGGCGTGTACGAACAGTCGCGAACGACGGATATCGAAGGACAACTGGACTTCCTCGACTCCCCCGAGGAGTACGTCACGCAGCGAGATGGCGCTTTCCACGTGACGGAGACGGCGAGAGAGAACGTGACGTTTCAACGTCACGACCTGATAAACGACGAGCCGAAGTCGGGATTCGATCTCGTCATCTGTCGAAATCTGTTTATCTACATCGACCCGGCGTACAAAGCGCCGATTCTGGAAACGCTCGGTCGGTCGTTACAATCGGATGGCTATCTGGTCATCGGAAAAGCGGAGACGATCCCACCGGAGCTGAAATCGCTCTTTACGGTCCACGACGGCCGATTGCGCATCTATACGTTGACAGCCGACGATCCCGTCCGAAACGCCACGTGA
- a CDS encoding chemotaxis protein CheC produces the protein MTLKVDIRKLSFINEMAKVGTNGVADNMGKLTGEDARMEVTKTNFIDVDDIKSQLDAGKRVGVRVRLLDEPHGHILILFPEASAKKITALMLRDVVDDMGNVSGKMARSAVEEMGNMMASGFIDGWADVLGRAIDTAAPQLVYAPAGDIVVRTAGLGGDDLALFFDSELSVPSYQIEAEIYAFPDLEEFVGMVNGIEPQTA, from the coding sequence ATGACGCTAAAAGTCGATATTCGAAAACTGAGCTTTATCAACGAGATGGCGAAGGTCGGGACGAACGGTGTCGCCGACAACATGGGCAAACTGACCGGCGAGGACGCGCGAATGGAGGTGACGAAGACGAACTTCATCGACGTCGACGACATCAAGTCACAACTCGACGCCGGCAAACGTGTTGGCGTTCGCGTCAGGCTCCTGGACGAGCCACACGGCCACATTCTCATCCTGTTCCCGGAGGCGAGTGCGAAGAAGATCACGGCGCTGATGCTTCGTGACGTTGTCGACGATATGGGCAACGTCTCCGGAAAGATGGCCAGAAGCGCCGTCGAGGAGATGGGGAACATGATGGCCTCCGGGTTCATCGACGGCTGGGCGGACGTCCTCGGCCGGGCGATCGACACGGCGGCGCCACAACTCGTGTACGCCCCTGCGGGTGACATCGTCGTCAGGACGGCGGGGCTGGGCGGGGACGATCTCGCCCTGTTCTTCGATTCGGAGTTGTCCGTTCCGAGCTATCAGATCGAAGCAGAGATCTACGCGTTCCCTGACCTAGAAGAGTTCGTCGGGATGGTCAACGGTATCGAACCACAAACTGCATGA
- a CDS encoding DUF7289 family protein produces the protein MNDHTLRNDDRGVSELVGFVIVFGIIIGSVGILYMTGFSAMGAVQEQEQTRNAERAMDALAENLNDIVEKEGVAYRSGEMSLREGTLSSTDNETTVAVNVPGEDWINASGTLSYQTGDTEIVYEGGAVVRSTESGDWTIREPPIRCTDDTAIISLVQLDVDETAVNAAGTRAISATHSDTTVHRFEEDEVTIRVDSPRAEAWERSLAAGEWEHRGDDADGIVTCDLDGGDETVIVRTTTMDLDYS, from the coding sequence ATGAACGATCACACGCTACGCAACGACGACCGCGGTGTGAGCGAACTGGTCGGCTTCGTCATCGTCTTCGGGATCATCATCGGATCGGTCGGGATCCTGTACATGACCGGCTTCTCCGCGATGGGTGCCGTCCAGGAACAAGAGCAAACCAGAAACGCAGAGCGAGCGATGGACGCGCTGGCGGAGAACCTGAACGATATTGTCGAAAAAGAGGGAGTCGCGTATCGGTCGGGCGAAATGAGTCTCCGGGAAGGGACGCTCTCGTCGACCGACAACGAGACCACGGTCGCAGTCAATGTTCCGGGTGAGGACTGGATCAACGCATCCGGTACACTTAGTTACCAAACGGGTGACACAGAGATCGTCTACGAAGGCGGCGCAGTCGTCCGGTCGACAGAAAGTGGCGACTGGACGATCAGAGAGCCACCAATTCGGTGTACGGACGATACGGCGATCATCTCACTGGTCCAGCTCGACGTGGACGAGACGGCCGTGAACGCTGCAGGCACACGAGCGATCTCCGCAACGCACTCCGATACGACAGTCCACAGGTTCGAAGAGGATGAGGTTACGATCAGGGTCGACTCTCCACGCGCCGAGGCCTGGGAACGCTCACTCGCTGCTGGCGAATGGGAACACAGAGGAGACGATGCCGACGGAATAGTGACCTGTGATCTCGATGGAGGAGACGAAACCGTAATCGTCAGGACGACGACGATGGACCTCGACTACTCGTAA
- the cheB gene encoding chemotaxis-specific protein-glutamate methyltransferase CheB: MTRVLVVDDSPFIRTVLGEELDEAGYEVDTAPDGTAAVDAVAECDPDVVTMDVEMPGIGGIEATERIMADTPTPILMLSVHTDDGADASMEALNRGAMAIMEKPDGAGDRTISDLTDELIETIDELSAASTSALALAQTTAAAHRSRTRTRTLASGTSEGGTDVSTSGSAAGPAVSPAPPAVGGRSDAIGAWPDVPIDVPQVPDEPPTIVIGASTGGPRIVEGILGALPEALGARIVVVQHMPAGFTERFAARLDRKSEYAVREAGVSDHIGAGEVVVAPGSAHLEVSSASTDTVEIERSTAPRVHGVRPSIDVTMESLAATRPPNLVGIVCSGMGRDGARGIEAIHEAGGHTLAQDEATSPVFGIPKQAIETGAVDEIVPATSLPARIVARAIATNADDRGDL; the protein is encoded by the coding sequence ATGACGCGAGTACTGGTCGTCGACGATTCACCGTTCATCAGAACCGTCCTCGGTGAGGAACTCGACGAAGCGGGGTACGAGGTCGATACCGCTCCAGATGGCACTGCAGCGGTCGATGCCGTGGCCGAGTGTGACCCCGACGTCGTCACGATGGACGTCGAAATGCCCGGTATCGGTGGCATCGAAGCCACGGAACGAATCATGGCCGATACCCCAACTCCAATTCTCATGTTGAGTGTTCACACGGATGACGGGGCCGACGCTTCGATGGAGGCGTTGAACCGTGGCGCGATGGCGATCATGGAGAAACCGGACGGGGCCGGCGATCGGACGATCTCGGACCTCACCGACGAACTGATCGAAACCATCGACGAGCTGTCCGCGGCCAGTACCTCCGCGCTCGCGCTCGCACAGACGACGGCTGCCGCCCACCGGTCTCGAACGCGGACGCGGACACTTGCGTCGGGAACCTCGGAGGGCGGAACGGACGTCTCGACGAGCGGATCGGCCGCTGGTCCGGCGGTCTCTCCAGCCCCTCCGGCAGTGGGTGGTCGTTCGGACGCCATCGGTGCGTGGCCGGATGTCCCGATCGACGTGCCACAGGTCCCGGACGAGCCACCGACGATTGTCATCGGCGCGTCGACGGGCGGGCCGCGAATCGTCGAAGGAATACTCGGAGCACTTCCCGAAGCGCTCGGGGCTCGCATCGTCGTCGTCCAGCACATGCCTGCTGGATTCACGGAACGCTTTGCCGCTCGACTCGATCGGAAGAGCGAGTACGCAGTCCGGGAGGCCGGCGTGTCCGACCATATCGGCGCAGGCGAGGTTGTCGTCGCTCCCGGAAGTGCACATCTCGAGGTATCCAGTGCTTCGACGGACACCGTCGAGATCGAACGGTCGACTGCACCACGCGTTCACGGGGTGCGTCCCTCGATCGACGTGACGATGGAGTCGCTCGCCGCGACCCGACCGCCAAATCTCGTCGGTATCGTCTGCTCTGGCATGGGTCGAGACGGTGCACGCGGTATCGAAGCGATACACGAAGCCGGCGGCCACACGCTGGCACAGGACGAAGCCACGAGTCCTGTCTTCGGAATCCCGAAACAGGCGATCGAAACCGGGGCCGTCGACGAGATCGTCCCCGCGACGTCGCTTCCGGCCCGTATCGTGGCGAGGGCGATAGCGACGAACGCTGACGATAGAGGTGATCTGTGA
- a CDS encoding chemotaxis protein CheD → MKTYGSEPGAPESVQVGISELVVSEGNDTLKSYGLGSCLAIALYDPGVAVGGLAHTMLPDGDAAENSDLKPGKYVDTAIRALLRRMVERGATYTDVEAKIAGGSDMFQFESFGEGVGKRNAVAAREELEKLGVPLVAEDVGGSHGRTVEFTPETGTLLIKGNEDIGVTEL, encoded by the coding sequence ATGAAGACGTACGGAAGCGAACCTGGAGCGCCCGAATCCGTGCAGGTCGGTATCTCTGAACTCGTCGTTTCGGAGGGTAACGACACGCTGAAATCCTACGGGCTAGGGTCGTGCCTGGCTATCGCCCTGTACGATCCAGGTGTGGCAGTCGGCGGTCTCGCTCACACGATGTTGCCAGACGGTGACGCGGCCGAGAACAGTGATCTCAAACCTGGCAAGTACGTCGACACGGCTATCAGGGCACTGCTCCGGCGCATGGTCGAGCGCGGGGCGACCTACACGGACGTAGAGGCGAAGATCGCTGGCGGCAGCGATATGTTCCAGTTCGAGAGTTTTGGCGAGGGTGTCGGGAAGCGAAACGCCGTCGCCGCTCGCGAGGAACTCGAGAAACTCGGCGTTCCGCTCGTTGCCGAAGACGTCGGCGGCAGTCACGGTCGGACGGTCGAATTCACGCCAGAGACGGGCACACTCCTCATCAAGGGCAACGAAGATATCGGAGTGACGGAGCTGTGA
- a CDS encoding chemotaxis protein CheC: MKLDVNALGTFYRMAQEGAGLAAGRLTQMTGVDTQVGVTKLNFMRGTEIRHDFDDGVENVGVRVELSGGIDGHSILVFDRGSAETIIEALLGDSNAGLGDELSQSAATELGQIMNNGFVDGWADVLETAIDVSTPEFQSGTTASDFFGDLEEAPGDDDLALVFQSHIEAVGAETGFRHYLFPEHESMAVLLERLRSNEGIEYDKLEGFDRMAEQGAEEVAKTATTLTGIDTTVEIRRLNFVSLEAIPQEVANEPLVGVAFEFDGTPSGYLLFLFDEQSAREIVDAMVPMETDDETDEFTEMDRSAIKELGNIMASGFLDGWANVLDTTIDHSTPEFIHDIGAAAVDPVVIQLGESQDYAFVFDTTVVADGQAFDCDVYAIPDESDLERALNDLDVSRIDETPTTAEFADLEGT; the protein is encoded by the coding sequence ATGAAACTCGACGTAAACGCTCTCGGCACCTTCTACCGGATGGCGCAGGAGGGTGCGGGCCTGGCGGCGGGTCGGTTGACGCAAATGACCGGCGTGGACACCCAGGTAGGCGTTACTAAACTCAACTTCATGCGGGGCACCGAGATCCGCCACGATTTCGACGACGGTGTCGAGAACGTCGGTGTCCGGGTCGAGCTATCGGGTGGGATCGACGGTCACTCGATTCTCGTCTTCGATCGCGGGAGTGCCGAAACGATCATCGAAGCGCTCCTCGGCGATTCGAACGCCGGGCTGGGGGACGAGTTGAGCCAGTCTGCCGCGACGGAGCTCGGTCAGATCATGAACAACGGGTTCGTCGACGGCTGGGCAGACGTCCTGGAGACGGCCATCGACGTCTCCACACCGGAGTTCCAGAGCGGGACGACAGCCTCAGACTTCTTCGGTGATCTCGAGGAAGCCCCGGGTGACGACGACCTCGCGCTGGTCTTCCAGAGTCACATCGAAGCTGTCGGCGCCGAAACCGGCTTTCGGCACTATCTCTTCCCCGAACACGAGTCGATGGCCGTCTTGCTCGAACGCCTTCGCTCGAACGAGGGAATCGAGTACGACAAACTCGAAGGCTTCGACCGGATGGCCGAACAGGGCGCCGAGGAAGTTGCCAAGACGGCCACGACGCTGACCGGCATCGACACTACCGTCGAGATCAGACGCCTCAACTTCGTCTCCCTCGAAGCGATTCCACAGGAGGTAGCCAACGAGCCGCTCGTCGGTGTCGCCTTCGAGTTCGACGGCACACCGAGTGGGTATCTGCTCTTCCTGTTCGACGAACAGTCTGCCCGGGAGATCGTCGATGCGATGGTCCCGATGGAGACCGACGACGAAACTGACGAGTTCACGGAGATGGATCGGAGCGCCATCAAAGAACTCGGAAACATCATGGCGAGTGGCTTCCTCGACGGGTGGGCGAACGTCCTCGATACGACGATCGATCACTCGACGCCGGAGTTCATCCACGACATCGGTGCGGCTGCCGTCGACCCGGTCGTGATTCAACTCGGTGAGAGTCAGGATTACGCCTTCGTCTTCGACACCACGGTCGTCGCCGATGGACAGGCGTTCGACTGTGACGTCTACGCGATTCCGGACGAATCCGATCTCGAACGTGCGCTCAACGACCTGGACGTGAGCCGGATCGACGAAACGCCAACGACCGCAGAGTTCGCTGACCTCGAGGGAACATGA